One genomic segment of Chitinophaga sancti includes these proteins:
- a CDS encoding SCO family protein has translation MSKKNVFLITFFVLLAIAFMGYSGYVIRGEQGDFFGREKLPVLGTNGHIVGGFSFTNQEGRTITAKDVEGKIYVAEYFFTTCTGICPKMNKNMEKVYAKYKNEPKFRILSHTVDPENDSVPVLKKYAEEHGADPSNWWFLTGSKKELYKLARQGYLVDDGTYAGDEDFVHTQWFALVDGDGRIRGLYEGTKANDVDKLIVDIDRLLKE, from the coding sequence ATGTCTAAGAAGAACGTCTTTTTAATCACCTTTTTCGTGCTTTTGGCCATAGCCTTTATGGGATACTCCGGCTACGTGATCAGAGGAGAACAGGGTGATTTCTTCGGCAGAGAAAAACTGCCAGTACTGGGAACAAACGGCCATATTGTGGGGGGCTTTTCATTTACCAATCAGGAGGGCCGTACCATCACAGCCAAAGATGTGGAAGGCAAAATATATGTAGCAGAATACTTTTTTACCACCTGTACCGGCATCTGCCCAAAGATGAACAAGAACATGGAGAAAGTATATGCTAAATATAAAAACGAACCTAAGTTCAGAATCCTCTCCCACACAGTAGATCCTGAGAATGATAGTGTCCCTGTGTTAAAGAAATATGCTGAAGAACACGGCGCCGACCCATCTAACTGGTGGTTTCTGACCGGTTCTAAAAAAGAATTATACAAACTTGCGAGGCAAGGTTATCTTGTAGATGACGGTACCTATGCCGGAGACGAAGACTTTGTGCATACTCAATGGTTCGCTCTCGTAGATGGCGATGGTCGCATACGGGGATTATACGAAGGCACAAAAGCCAATGACGTAGACAAGCTGATCGTCGATATCGACAGACTGCTAAAGGAATAA
- a CDS encoding Fur family transcriptional regulator → MDITHKTHITELLRSSKLSITDTRLKILELFMESNGALEHSSFEKLAGQSFDRVTVYRTLQTFLDKGLIHTIPTTDTSIRYALCKSDCSEHDHHDHHIHFRCENCGTTICLDETEIPVIQLPKGYTAHNVDVVVSGVCKECK, encoded by the coding sequence ATGGACATCACGCACAAAACACATATTACAGAACTGCTGAGATCGAGCAAACTCAGCATCACAGATACGCGGTTAAAGATCCTGGAACTGTTCATGGAGAGTAATGGCGCACTGGAACATAGTAGTTTTGAAAAACTGGCCGGTCAGTCTTTTGACCGTGTGACCGTGTATCGCACTTTGCAAACTTTTCTTGATAAGGGATTGATCCATACCATTCCCACTACCGATACCAGTATTAGGTATGCCCTGTGCAAATCTGATTGTTCAGAACATGATCATCACGATCACCATATCCATTTCAGATGTGAGAATTGTGGGACTACGATCTGCCTGGATGAAACGGAGATCCCCGTGATACAGCTACCAAAAGGATATACTGCGCATAACGTAGATGTGGTGGTAAGTGGGGTATGTAAAGAATGTAAATAG